The DNA sequence ataacttattgcCCAAACAATACTCATTGAGAGCATTTAAATCATTCTGTAAAGGTATGCAATCCTGAACAGATTTTATTCTggtaaaaattttagtttaccTATATATGAAAACATTAGGTCATTAACTCATCACAAAAGCTCAAAAACCACTGGAcgcataaagatgaaatttggcagggaggtagattacaGTTAATAGGGCTGAAGAGGTCTAGGGCTCTTACAAGTATGAAAGTCCTTCGTTTTTTATGCTACAAGGTTGAAATTTGGCTGCAagatagttaatagttagtaaACATATACTAGGAACTAATTTTGTCCCAGGGCCGATTctcgaaagattttataaaatttcgtaaGTTTTTgtgctaaaaacttgaaattggGCACAGAGATAGTAAGGCTGGATTAGAGGTCTTAAAAGATTTTGTACAAGTCCTTAATTGTGTAGTACCACTAAGAACAGATTTcgttaaatagtttattttggaattttacaataatatacatattattttgataatttataactttaaaaggGTGAAATATATTTGAGGAAATTATGTGTGGTAAGATAGGAGATTAGTTACTATATACTATTATGAGATATtactgaaattaaataaaaatgtctgaAAAAAAACGGTGTTTCGCACGACTATTCCATGAAGCACGATCGAGAGAAGTAGTCTGGGAGTTCTAGTGCACGAAACGtgaatcataatatatatagtataaaaagaGGTTTTAAATTGCTATAATGTAATGATTAAAAACTACTACTAAGCTACTAcgacagtaaaaaatatagccaccccctctcttaagggtgtcgtaagaggcgactaagggataacacagttccactaccacctcttggaagttaaaaagccgaccaataacgggataactatccaactgctggctttaaaatacacaggccgaagacgggcagcagcgtcttcggtgcgacaaagccatccTCGCgatcaccaacctgcctgcccagcgtggtgactatgagcaaaacacataagttcacaaCATTTTTAGCGcatacttgtggaggcctgtgtgcagtagtggactgtgataggctgaaatgatgatgatgatgaaacacaACTTTAGCCCCTCTGTAAATGTTATCAATTTCTACACGAGCCAAGTCGCCGGCAACTACTAGTATATAAAATGTctcatttttaattcaataatatcaaaatcaaaaaaagctctattcaaataggccccaagagcactttcgaattgtcattgtataaattaaaactttctaaaataaatgattatttttgtaaaagtaaagctaccacggattcggaatgtagattctgcagagaagaatcggcaagaaactccacagttactcttttgaaaaatgagatacaaactgtgttttagtacaaaattagtaacatgttgcataaaatacagcatcactaagtccacacatcttcaTCAACAATGTAATCCTGCCccaaataataagctttatctattaatttttttttaataaaacttttttatgttgAGAAAATTccaaattgtttgtgggattttattatacatgcgaataccataacccagaaaggaatgatataataatgataGTAGCCAAAAAAGGCTTCTAGTTGGggatttttaattagtattttctcttgaaaagaatttaatacttacaataaaactttatttataattaaatcaagGCTTCACTACATTTTAACATAACAGTATTTACAATATGAAAAACTAAAAGATAAGGTCAGCAGCGAATTCCAGTTCCGATCGCCATAAATGTACCGAAAGTTCCACCACCTTGAAGCATTACTTTTCCAACTGAATGTACAAGTTCCCGGCCCCGGGCACCGtatctaaaattaaatagaaattatacAACTGCAAACTTTTAAAGCAGATTTCacattaaaatacacaaaattaacCTTAAAGCCGTGAACCCGCCGAATAAGCCTCCGCTCGCCATCCCTACGCAAAATCCGATCATGAAACCCATCTTCATCTTATCGAAACATGAAGGTCCCTGGCTTTGGTAAACTCCTCCAGGTACTggcattcttataaaaaataactataaattgagaaaaatataaatttcttgtAGGAACAGACTAAAGTCTGATAAATCTTTGGACGTCAGTGTCAAATGTCAAGTAAGGgatatgcttttttttttttagaaagacGTAAAAGACAAAGGTTTTACACGATACAGCCTACCACTTGAGTTGTTTGATTTAAGAAATATTCATTCTATTTACTTCATAAAGAATCGCgcaagatataaaataaatagtgaatTTAAGGAAAAGGAAGTAAAATAATAGTTTGatatttttgctttattttgtGATAATGTGTTAAATGTGATTgccttatttaatttatcgtgtcgtcaaaataaatttgtaacacAAACTACAGTAAAATAGTATAGATCTTGCAACCTACGAGACGACATATTAAATACTACAGCTTATTGGGTACCGTAGTTCCTGGCAccgtaaattaataattaaattcaataatttcacttgaaattttaatacttatttaaataaattatattcgatATTTTTACTTTGATGCTTAAATGCATTGTAAAAGATTAGATACATACTGAGATTCTCGTTTAGAAGTCCAATACCAatacattatacattttaatagatTACTATAGAAATATCTGTTATCTATTTAtctgtgtatttatataatttcttatgcaaaatttatttctttatatttttacaggTGCTGTTATGTTTCAGTACTATTTGAAAATAGTCCCAACAATGTATGTTCGATTAGATAACACTGTACTTCACACTAACCAGTTCTCAGTAACTAGACATCAAAAATCTGTTTCCAACGTTAATACTGAATCAGGAATGCCTGGAGCATTCTTTAGTTATGAGTTATCACCTCTAATGGTTAAATATACTGAAAAAGGAAGGTtggtacaaatatattttataacatataaagaaaacaagttaataaaatttgatcttgttttattaatactatttctatgtattttagGTCAATTGGCCATTTTGCTACCAATATCTGTGCAATAGTTGGAGGTGTATTCACGGTGGCTGGCATATTTGACACTCTTCTGTATCATTCTCTTAATGCATTTCACAACAAGGTTGTCTTGGGGAAAGCAGGCTAAAATGAGAGACctaactataattataaagttttcaaaaatgtattaaaatcatCAATGTTACATTTTGCATAAGCTTTGCAGAACTCTAAATCGGACTTTTCAATTAAAGCCTTAAGTGGAATATAGTTTTCTTTATTTGGATCATATTGAGCTCTTCCCAAACTATCTAAAAACATATGACGTTGTTTCACTCTAAAATTCCTGCATAAAAGCACATGTGGAGACTGTAGTAGTGTATCATGTGgtatcttaataatattatggaCGTAATTGAATCTTTCCAGCAAAGATTTTTGATCTGAAACAAAGTTACTATTAAgagtttattgttatttttaataaatttatattatattcaattttttttttttttgacattccTTTAAAGACGTGATATTTTCaaagtataaatatacatacataatatatttttaaagcataatatttaaaataatttagattgAATTAGATTAATATAAGGAAGATTTAATTTGAgttttccttttttaagtcaataatgATTTCAGTTATGATTGTACATTTACCTACTATTCAACTGAATGTCATTTACCCTACTAAATTCAGGAGGCAACTTTCAAAACTAGTAAAGTCTATTATTTAGatacatataaaatgtatgtaacttattattattagaggATATTGTATGAATTGTTCGCTTACTTAACATCCATATTTTAGGAGTAgtcaataacaatttttttgtctccTCCTCATTAAATCCCATCTCTTCATTAATGACAaaggtatttgtatttatgtgttgAATACTATATGTGATTATTTTTGGCTGTTTTGTTGCAAGTGCTCTGACTTCATTACCATgcaaattaaacttattttgaaaatatccCAATCTTTTATCTATTTTCTCTGTACTGAAAAAGACAATGAAAAGATATAAATTTTGACTGGCATGTTGGTGAATTGTGgaagatttaataaaaacttaaattttactttttgttagcATTTCTGGAAACCACAACGATCCTGTCTTTACTGAAGTCCTTCAAATGGAAAGAATTTATTCATAATATGTTTATTGATAACTTGCCAATACTTGTATTTGCTATGTTACAATCAATGTTCTTAACATTGT is a window from the Melitaea cinxia chromosome 3, ilMelCinx1.1, whole genome shotgun sequence genome containing:
- the LOC123669409 gene encoding reactive oxygen species modulator 1, with the protein product MPVPGGVYQSQGPSCFDKMKMGFMIGFCVGMASGGLFGGFTALRYGARGRELVHSVGKVMLQGGGTFGTFMAIGTGIRC